A stretch of the Neptunomonas phycophila genome encodes the following:
- the hisF gene encoding imidazole glycerol phosphate synthase subunit HisF: MALAKRIIPCLDVENGRVVKGVQFLDIRDAGDPVEVAKRYDEQGADEITFLDITATHEGRDTMVHTVEKMASQVFIPLTVGGGIRTCDDIRTMLNAGADKVSINSAAVFNPEFVREAAQRFGSQCIVVAIDAKKVSKADEEDRWEIFTHGGRKPTGLDAVEWAKKMVDYGAGEILLTSMDQDGVKNGYDLGVTRAISEAVHVPVIASGGVGNLDHLVDGVIEGKADAVLAASIFHFNEYSIPEAKAYMQARGIEVRL, from the coding sequence GTGGCACTCGCAAAACGTATTATTCCTTGCCTTGATGTTGAAAACGGCCGTGTTGTTAAAGGCGTGCAGTTTCTGGATATTCGCGACGCAGGCGACCCGGTTGAAGTCGCCAAGCGTTATGATGAGCAAGGCGCAGACGAGATCACTTTTCTTGATATAACGGCTACGCATGAAGGCCGCGACACAATGGTACATACCGTTGAAAAAATGGCATCACAGGTTTTTATCCCGCTCACTGTAGGTGGAGGGATTCGTACGTGTGATGATATTCGTACCATGCTTAATGCTGGTGCGGATAAAGTATCAATTAATAGTGCTGCCGTGTTTAATCCAGAGTTTGTGCGTGAAGCCGCACAACGCTTTGGTTCTCAGTGTATTGTAGTCGCGATAGATGCTAAAAAAGTATCAAAAGCCGATGAGGAAGACCGCTGGGAAATTTTCACTCATGGTGGTCGCAAACCGACAGGTTTAGACGCGGTTGAGTGGGCCAAAAAAATGGTCGATTATGGCGCTGGCGAAATTTTGCTCACGTCTATGGATCAGGACGGCGTAAAAAACGGTTATGATCTAGGTGTTACCCGCGCAATATCTGAAGCGGTTCATGTTCCTGTAATTGCATCGGGTGGCGTTGGTAACTTAGATCATTTAGTAGACGGAGTGATTGAAGGAAAGGCCGATGCTGTGCTGGCAGCCTCCATCTTCCACTTTAATGAATACTCAATTCCAGAGGCTAAAGCGTATATGCAAGCGCGTGGGATAGAGGTGCGTCTATAA
- a CDS encoding efflux RND transporter periplasmic adaptor subunit, with product MLKCINKDVLCSVAGGLIAFCAPLYAATPVIVKPLSSVVSFEELTAPATVVNEQHIVVSAEITAKLLELPVKVGDSVAKGQALAELDCQDYLLYEEQAKQRAKSLSSQVGLASRQLKRTKKLQTTGSVSVDVLNQRQSELNSLWAQLQGGKAEEAISALNVGRCSVLAPFDGVVTEVYTAPGALLPSGAAVVKLLDTRRGEVSAALQPEQVTSLGASENIWLRTGENRYPVTVRSILPFIKSTARTQEVRLEFAQAQALSGATGELVWQKAQPSIPAMYTVTRGNQVGVMLADGNKARFAAIPGAKPGQSVTTRLSPTAQLIVSGQYVLNDGDEITIEQGEDERDNPTAQ from the coding sequence ATGTTGAAGTGTATAAATAAGGACGTATTGTGCAGCGTTGCGGGAGGCTTGATTGCTTTTTGTGCCCCCTTGTATGCTGCTACGCCTGTGATCGTAAAACCCTTATCTTCTGTTGTTAGCTTCGAAGAACTAACGGCTCCTGCTACCGTTGTAAACGAGCAGCACATTGTTGTTAGCGCTGAAATTACCGCTAAATTGCTTGAGTTACCGGTCAAAGTGGGGGATTCCGTCGCTAAAGGTCAGGCACTTGCTGAGCTCGATTGCCAGGATTATCTCTTATACGAAGAGCAAGCTAAACAGCGTGCGAAGTCTCTTTCAAGCCAAGTTGGGTTAGCCAGTCGGCAATTAAAGCGAACCAAAAAGTTGCAAACTACGGGTAGTGTATCGGTTGATGTGCTTAATCAGCGACAATCTGAACTCAACTCGCTATGGGCGCAATTACAGGGCGGGAAAGCAGAAGAGGCTATCTCGGCCTTGAACGTTGGTCGTTGCTCTGTGTTAGCACCTTTTGATGGTGTGGTGACTGAGGTCTATACCGCGCCAGGAGCGTTGCTACCTTCAGGGGCCGCTGTGGTTAAGTTGCTAGATACACGTCGCGGCGAAGTGAGTGCAGCTTTACAACCCGAGCAAGTCACAAGCTTGGGCGCCAGTGAAAATATTTGGTTACGCACAGGAGAGAATCGCTATCCAGTGACTGTGCGATCCATCTTACCTTTTATTAAGTCAACAGCTCGCACCCAAGAAGTGCGGCTTGAATTCGCGCAAGCGCAAGCGCTGAGCGGCGCTACTGGAGAGCTTGTGTGGCAAAAGGCACAGCCTTCTATCCCCGCTATGTATACTGTCACACGGGGCAATCAAGTCGGTGTCATGTTAGCGGATGGCAATAAAGCTCGATTTGCCGCTATACCGGGCGCTAAGCCGGGGCAGTCTGTGACGACGCGCCTTAGCCCAACAGCGCAATTGATCGTGAGTGGTCAGTACGTCCTTAATGATGGAGATGAGATTACGATCGAGCAGGGAGAGGATGAGCGTGATAACCCGACTGCTCAATAA
- a CDS encoding efflux RND transporter permease subunit has translation MSVITRLLNNHVLANLTFILVLVIGMTAYMMLPRQQDPTINFNWISVTTTLPGASAQDVELRVTNPLEDAVRSISDMRFVSSNSREGVSSMLIRFEDIDERTFDKHVSSIRRELQNAEAELPDEASEPWIIEITSGNAFPSAMLAVTAAAQDDNLRQQAEIVRKDLERIAGVDRVDAIALDDPEIQVQLNLERLQALGISPAQVSDSVALWFKDVSAGSVSLGDQSWLVRLEGRSDQTDDVMQIPLVGATGDLRLSRLADVVRTTKKSAQLARVDDRPAVVFAIMKKDSANTLDLVSAVREYMGERNQLEVKSGVRLELLDDQTVPTRQAISLMQNNALIGLLLVLLVAWLFLGLRIAVLTAIGIPFILAGTFWVLWMMGETLNVVVLIGVVIVLGMLVDDAVVVVEAIYHRLQHGVTPLEAALDSLREVAQPVTSAVLTTMAAFMPLMLLPGILGDFMRVIPLVVTIALAISLVEAFWMLPAHVLVAKISFDKPSKMQQRRQRITAKIQRTYIRALLKSLRRPYLTLIIVFSVFVGAMGLIGAGFIKMDFFASDAKRVFYINVEMPPDTRLERTLEVVQVVEDRARQFLRPEDTLALASYSGQMFTDREPYFGDHYGQIVVGLQPKTPDNRSVDELMDAMRDEVTSVIGPVRISFLRLAGGPPVSKPISVKVRGDNYEELRSAANDLQAVMSEQPDIRDITDDAGAGRMSLTMQPDYTAITQAGINPADVLRAVQLLVDGEVVADMQSQGQKLEVRIKAAPGRYQRIDDLLAFRIPDKNGVMVPLNALVNAQYQTTLGNIRHYNFRRAITVEADLREGGMDTVAANTWLQAQWDEKLQSRYPTLGLDFSGELDDIKESMDYIGLLFLFGVGVMYLILGTQFTSYSQPLIILVTVPMAFTGVVLGLWLTNNPLSLYTLYGVVALAGIAVNAAIVLISAANQRLDKGMSVLHATLYASRRRVIPILITSLTTIAGLFSLATGLGGKSLIWGPVATAIVAGLVFSTVLTLFVIPLLYRLSMRKRPAVVSPD, from the coding sequence ATGAGCGTGATAACCCGACTGCTCAATAACCATGTACTGGCGAACCTCACCTTTATCCTAGTCCTCGTCATTGGTATGACGGCGTATATGATGTTACCGCGCCAGCAAGACCCGACGATCAATTTCAACTGGATATCTGTAACAACGACTTTACCGGGGGCCTCAGCCCAAGATGTTGAGTTACGGGTAACTAATCCCTTAGAAGATGCTGTGCGCTCTATTTCTGATATGCGCTTTGTGTCATCTAACAGTCGGGAAGGTGTATCCAGTATGCTGATACGCTTTGAAGATATCGATGAGCGCACGTTTGATAAACACGTGAGCTCGATTCGTCGAGAACTCCAAAATGCTGAGGCCGAGTTACCTGATGAAGCCAGCGAGCCTTGGATCATTGAAATCACCTCGGGGAACGCCTTTCCAAGTGCCATGTTGGCTGTGACCGCCGCTGCGCAAGATGATAATTTACGCCAGCAGGCTGAAATTGTCCGCAAAGATCTAGAGCGAATCGCGGGCGTTGATCGGGTTGATGCCATTGCGTTAGATGATCCCGAGATACAAGTGCAGCTTAATTTAGAGCGCTTGCAAGCCTTAGGGATTAGCCCTGCCCAGGTGTCTGATTCTGTAGCGCTTTGGTTTAAAGATGTTTCGGCAGGGTCGGTTTCCTTGGGGGATCAAAGCTGGCTTGTTCGTTTAGAGGGCCGAAGCGATCAAACCGATGATGTTATGCAAATTCCTCTGGTTGGGGCGACAGGTGATCTGCGATTAAGCCGTTTGGCTGATGTCGTGCGTACAACAAAAAAGTCGGCACAATTAGCGCGTGTTGATGATCGTCCCGCTGTTGTATTTGCGATCATGAAAAAAGACAGCGCTAACACACTCGATCTCGTGAGTGCTGTTCGAGAATACATGGGAGAGCGTAACCAACTAGAGGTTAAAAGTGGCGTTCGTTTAGAGCTCTTAGACGATCAAACCGTCCCTACTCGCCAAGCCATTTCGCTCATGCAAAATAATGCACTAATAGGCTTGTTGCTAGTATTGCTGGTGGCTTGGCTATTTTTAGGGTTACGCATTGCAGTACTAACGGCGATTGGTATTCCTTTTATATTAGCCGGTACGTTTTGGGTGCTCTGGATGATGGGTGAAACCTTAAATGTGGTAGTACTCATCGGTGTTGTTATTGTTTTAGGTATGTTGGTTGATGATGCCGTCGTTGTGGTGGAGGCTATTTACCACCGGCTTCAGCATGGGGTGACACCGTTAGAAGCGGCTTTAGATTCATTAAGAGAAGTAGCTCAGCCCGTTACCAGCGCCGTACTGACAACCATGGCAGCTTTCATGCCTCTCATGTTGCTACCCGGTATATTGGGTGATTTTATGCGGGTCATACCGCTCGTTGTGACCATTGCTTTGGCTATTTCGCTGGTTGAGGCGTTCTGGATGTTGCCGGCGCATGTATTGGTTGCAAAAATAAGTTTTGATAAGCCCTCAAAAATGCAGCAACGGCGGCAGCGCATCACCGCAAAAATCCAACGGACTTATATTCGTGCCCTGCTTAAATCGTTACGGCGCCCATACCTCACATTAATCATTGTCTTTTCTGTCTTTGTTGGCGCTATGGGATTAATTGGTGCAGGTTTTATTAAGATGGATTTCTTTGCCTCAGATGCCAAGCGTGTCTTTTATATTAACGTAGAAATGCCACCGGATACGCGCTTAGAGCGCACCTTAGAGGTCGTACAGGTTGTTGAAGACCGAGCACGTCAGTTTTTACGTCCGGAAGATACATTGGCGTTAGCCAGTTATTCGGGTCAGATGTTTACCGATCGGGAGCCTTATTTTGGCGATCACTATGGTCAAATAGTGGTTGGATTGCAGCCCAAAACGCCTGATAACCGCAGCGTAGATGAGCTGATGGATGCCATGCGCGACGAAGTGACCAGTGTTATCGGTCCGGTGCGTATCTCCTTTTTGCGTTTGGCTGGTGGGCCACCCGTATCTAAGCCGATTAGTGTCAAAGTCCGTGGTGATAACTACGAAGAACTTCGCTCAGCCGCCAATGATTTACAAGCGGTAATGAGTGAGCAGCCTGATATCCGCGATATTACAGATGATGCAGGTGCGGGGCGGATGTCGTTGACCATGCAGCCCGATTATACCGCCATTACACAGGCCGGTATTAATCCGGCGGATGTGCTGCGTGCGGTGCAACTTTTGGTCGATGGCGAAGTGGTGGCTGATATGCAATCACAGGGGCAAAAATTAGAAGTGCGCATTAAAGCGGCTCCCGGTCGATATCAGCGCATCGATGATTTGCTGGCGTTCCGTATACCAGATAAAAATGGTGTTATGGTGCCATTAAATGCACTGGTGAACGCTCAATATCAAACCACCCTCGGGAATATACGACATTACAACTTCCGACGGGCTATAACGGTCGAAGCCGACTTGCGGGAAGGGGGCATGGATACCGTTGCTGCCAATACCTGGTTACAAGCTCAATGGGATGAGAAACTGCAAAGTCGTTATCCAACACTGGGGCTCGACTTCTCAGGCGAGCTAGACGATATCAAAGAAAGCATGGATTACATCGGTTTGCTGTTTTTATTTGGTGTTGGCGTTATGTATCTCATTTTAGGGACTCAGTTTACCAGTTACTCACAGCCTTTAATTATATTGGTAACGGTTCCTATGGCGTTTACTGGTGTTGTTTTGGGTTTATGGCTAACGAATAATCCGCTCAGCTTGTATACGCTATACGGCGTGGTTGCGCTGGCTGGTATCGCCGTGAATGCGGCTATCGTGCTGATTTCGGCAGCCAATCAGCGGTTAGACAAAGGCATGAGTGTTTTACATGCGACCTTGTATGCCTCGCGCAGACGGGTCATCCCCATTTTAATCACATCGCTAACCACCATTGCAGGGCTCTTCTCATTAGCCACGGGACTCGGTGGTAAATCATTAATTTGGGGGCCTGTTGCAACGGCTATTGTGGCGGGGTTAGTATTTTCTACCGTCCTGACGTTGTTTGTTATTCCGTTACTGTATCGCTTGTCCATGCGGAAGCGGCCCGCTGTGGTTTCGCCGGATTAA